From Daucus carota subsp. sativus chromosome 6, DH1 v3.0, whole genome shotgun sequence:
GGGTAAAATCTACCTTCCATGTAAACAATGCAGCATCGaggtttttaaataataaacttaAAGTATCCAACCTAATATGCTCCTGGTGTTTGAACTTAAATTATCCAGCACAACGAAGCATAAAAACGAAGATCAACgaaacaaaacaaattaaatcACAACACGAAATAAAATATTTCACGTACTGTAGTCCACAAAGCATTTACATATAAAGCATTTTAACTACAACAATATACACATAGAACTTGCTCAAGAAACATAGAGAAATAACAATCCTCCATGACAAGCACAAAAGTGTACGTTAAACTtaaaagcacaaaaatgtagataaacaaaacaaagtaAATGTACCTGGTGATAGGCTCTGCATATCCTCCTCAACGACATCTTTTGCTGCTCTTGATAAAAACCCTCTCTCACGCTTTAAaaccctctttctctctctaaaaccctctttctctctctaaaacccCTTCTCTCCCTGTAAAAGCCTTTATCTCCAAaaccctctttctctctccgTCACCTTatttctccctctccctctttcTCTCTGAGACTCTCTGTCTCCCCACCTGTTAACAACTGGACTGTGCTTTCTCTTCttcacatatattttattttattacagaTATAGTACGGACACACATTATATCTGGTCTTATAATTTCGAAATTTTAGGAAGTACGTAGCCAAGTACAGTTTGTTtgtaattgaaattttttgactTATTGACcggttttgatattttattcttatatttttttttttttgacagaatcttattttattgttaataGTGTTTCCGAATCTTAATTTCATGATAGTAAACATTCTCTGACGGGTCTTACAATTATTTCTTGTAAGTTTGAAATTTAATAATCCTAAATCATAACATATCTAGCTGAGATTACGAATATaacgaaaaatatattaattttttaatatgaataGTTAGCGTTCTcatattatttatttggttaATCCTTGATCAATTTCATGGATACtctatgaattatatatatattttcattataaaaaataattatttttaatgaaCTGAAAATTTTGTAGAAAAGTCAAACGCAACAAAGGATACTACAATGTTCCCATTTTATTAAGATACTAATAAGAGAATATATCTAAGGCCCGTGCACAATCCTGCACCGCAGCACAGTTATTGCCCagcacaaattttaaataaaaattcccCATCACATGCATGCAAGAAAGGAAGCCATTTTTCATGCTATTATATATGCATGGCAGCCTAAGCTCCAATTGGCTCGCTCCAGACTCTGTGAAGGTGGTGTCCTCAGCTGTTGATGGCCTGGGACATAGCCATGACCCACAATATTCAAGTGCCTGCTAGTGTTTGCTCCACTGATCGAGCTTGAATCAACAAGGAGTTGGAGATGTCTGGTTGATTTGTTATTTGTCAAGTCTATAGAGTTACTTCAGTCTGTTCATGCGTTAATATTCTTCCTTTTGATCTTTTGGGACCTCAGCTACTTAGTTTATGAACCTAGTTTCTTTCATTATCAAGTTTAGGTTGTAAGAGTATGTCTATATCATGAATTTTCGGTTGGTTCCCTATTCGTGGAGTTTTTCTCTACGTTGGATCATGACTTTCTATGCTAATATATATGcatgcttttcaaaaaaaaaaacacagtaCTGTAGTTTGTCTGTTTGTGGCACAACATACTTATACAATCTATTTTTCACTCCTTAATTTCTTCTAGTAGTTCTAGGTGTTGCAGAAAAATTTGTGGTACAACGTCTGGTGTAGTCACCACTCACCAAGCCCCATTAGCAATTGAGTTACCCCTTACCCTCCATATCTTTTTAGGTTATCTCTGCTAATCTCTATACTACATGAGAATACTTGCTAAATATTTGCAAATTCATAGTACAGACTTTGAGACATATGAAATAGCTAGTTAATTACTTGTGTTTAAAGTGCAGTGCGTATAACCTTGCCATCTCTTTCTGATTTAaaacatgttttttttattttgagtaaAACTGGTTGTCTttggagcaagtccaatggtgatgctaaaataaaatgcacctcatgttataatttgaaaccaaaaaatgatttttggtgTTAAAATAGAACTTATGATCCAATGGTAGGTGCAAAATAGCACcaaacatatctaaataaagTTATTTGTTTGGTGCTATTTAGAATATAACTATAAAGTCCAATGGTGTATTTAGAATATAGCTATATTCTaaaaaccaacaaaaaaaaTGGTTTTTAGTGTTAAAATAGAACTTGTGCTCCAATGGTAGACAAAATAGCACCAAACATATCCAAATAAAGCTTTATTTGACATCATAAATGGGAAATGTTAAAAGTGATGTCATTTTTATAACATAGCAtcaaatttagaaatatatccACCTCTCTTACTACATCCGCCCCTGTTTGTATCCCCAATTCTACTATTGTCGGCAACTTGtatgatcaaaaataatttttttgtataaataaataaatttattgtttCAAGTCGAACTTTTGTGGTTCAGGAAATTTCACTTAtcataattatttgataattctCATTTAAACTGAATCATGACTTCAAAATAAAACAGTTTTTTAACAAGTATAGAACCTTTATACCAGAACAACTGAAAAATGAAAGGTGAACCGGGGTTGCGAGAAGATTCTAGTTGAAAGCAGGGGCGTTGGGTTCCCATACCACACCACACCATAACCGTTCCTAATtcaatttgaaaaaatttaaattaatattgaattggactaaaaataattaaaatattttaagtagGTTATGTTTTGTATATAACTCGTTCATTTTAACCCGACCTCCACCCCTAAGTATCATAATATGttttaagtttatttaataTCTCGCATGTGTTTGAATACCGCATCCTTATTAATTGCTTATTGATTTTTTTGGTGAATggtttagattattataaaaattagtattttttgCAAAAACTTTGTCTGAAAGATTTAATCACTTCATAATCAAAATTAAACTCCAAAATGCTAATCAATTCAACATGAACGATCTTCATCATGAAACAACCCATTTAGACTAATTCCTTGATGCAGAGCGTGAAAGgatttcaatttattaaatatgtcAATGTAACTACATAGCACAAATAGAGATTAATCTATTGTTTGTCGTGTAAATTATTACTTTATGCAGGCTTAAAAAATTttcttatttgaatttttttacatatttgagatcgtttaatatattattttcggactattttaaattttaaaattttcatatttgaaattgtttacATATTTGAGAtcgtttaatatatttatttgtgtaaTTATTTTAAGAGAGTCAGATAATTTGACATTTTGGATTTTTGCATAACATAATATATTGTGTTAATATGCAGACACAATAATTTCTATAAAGATAACAtgcaaaataaattttcaaactcTAATATTAAATGGAAAAGTTAAGCTCAATATATAGCAGTGTACTATAATTCATTACTAAATATGCAAATAAACTGAGGAAAAAAACGGCTGATATATTGACTGCACTTTATTGAGATGATGGCAAATCTGTTGTCTGCACTTTACTAAATGAAAAGCTGATAAACCTTATACCTGTAATTGACAAAGGTTTAGATAAATTTCAGTTCGCATACATAGATTTGAAAGTTAATGTAGGCAAACTTAAAATGCAACATACAAATTAGGATTAGCTACCTTTTCTATTTTAACCTGCTTCATCGGAACCTTTCTTTCTTTTGAGCAAGCTCTCATTTTGGAGTCCAGTATCATCATTCTCATCATCCAGTTCTGTGATGGTAATTATTTCCTCATTATTCATCCTCCTGACTTTCTTTGTGTTTGCTGATTTTTTAGTATCAGGAGTCTTAAGATTATCCTCCTTTGCCACTGACTGTGCTGAGCTCTGTCAAAATGTTTTACACAAATTAATGTATGTAACAAtcgtattaaaaaattaataatttgattaaaGATAATTTGAGAGGCACTTGAACCTGTGAAATTTTGAATCCTCCATATGAATCATCATCTTCTGAAGCATTCTTTTCATTGATCTCAAAACCCTCCGAAATGTCAACAGCCAAGTAAGTGTTAGATCCTCTATTTATGTTATCTTCATTCAGCAAAATTGTGATAGTGTACTGCTTTCCTTCAAACAACTTTAGACATTTGGGGAATTCAtcagtagcttcattttcctaGATGATAGGATGGTAgaatcatattaattatatgtgaAATTAATTATACAATGTGATATAGTATGCAgtaatataattacaaaacgAAAAGTACCCTTTGTTGTTCAGTGATAACATCATAGACAGTTCTTCCTACAATGTTCCCAACCTCTCGATCATTCAAGATTATAGCAGCACCACCGGTTGCATCCTCGACAACTAAACACAGCCTAAACCTAtgatcaaaagaaaataaaaaaattagaaatttgaaaatatcacgTGAAAAGATGTCTAAAAGATTATGAGTACTGATAGTACAGCCGAACCTCATATCTGGGAATGGAACAATTCTCTTGCATGTCTgacatttgaatttcaaatctATAAACTCAACCTCCTCGTGACATGATGTGCAAGCACGATAGTTCCAGTCCATATTATCCTTCACAGTCTTGACTATTACTTGGCACATGACCTTCCTCTAAATGCATAAATAACATGTAATATTGAAAGCTTAATATATTTGTGGAGGTTGTGATAAATATGATgtagcaatatatatatatatatatatattattttgtgatgtatgttcaacaaatatcatgtattcattaaaattattgaagatcatctatgtttcataagtatataatgtatgttctgcaagttgaacaatatcctgcaaactaaatatatttcgtagaatataacattttgtaatgttctacatgcgaaacttatatgatattcaatattttaaagtgaaataatgattttgtacaacatgatgtgcaaaactatacgttttgtaatgttttatgcaatatttcacttgctgaacataagtggtctccacagtctccaataaaagtggtcttcatagaactttactcactctctctctctctctctctctctctatatatatatatatatatatatatatatatatatatacaccagTATAAAAGATGGACCGAGTTTCATAATTTGTTCGATGCTCATGATCAGGTTCTCATCCATATCTATTCTCACCAAAGGCTCAGCACTGAAATTAGGTAATTTAGCTCTGCAAATTTGCGAAAAATATTGAACTTATCACTGTAATGACTAAACATGTTTTCAATGTGaataatttgtcaaaataacaacatatataacatcaatctaaaaaataattaagacCTCTGTCTCATAAGTAAAACACTGCAATGATCAGAGTTGACGTAGAATCTTGTAGCAGCAACATTGGATACATAGGGCTCGCCTGGAATGCATAAATACACTAATacgtttataaaaaaaaatacatttatgaAATACATAGAAATATAACTCCATTAAATAGCTGTACAATTTTTACCGTTGTAATCGTTAAGTTTGCCACCGGCTACAATGATAACTATTGGGTTTTCAATTTCCTTATTCAGAGCATCATCAAAGGATTTCCCAAAATCATCCCAAAAACACAGTTTGATGGAGGAACTACATAACACAGAAGATGTTAGTAAATAATAAACACTCTATATGGTTTAAGTTCACTAAATGTTTTGACAGAAATTTACAGTGGTACTTTCCATCAGTAAGAGTGAACTTTATAGAGCGTTGTTCAACttgattttgattggtaaaATGGCGTAAAACATCCCGGTCTTTAAGGACGCCAATGATATCTTAAAACAGGAATGAACAATATGTAACTAAATGATTTTAGATGACTATTATATACTAATTAAATACCAACATAAGAAATATTGATCATACCAATCAAATGATTGTTAGCTTCTTGCTTGATCATGTCTGCAATCTCTCCAAGATCAAAAAAGTCAAATTCATTCTGACGAAtcattttttcagatttttcatCATTCCAGATTAGGCTGACTTTAGTATAGTTTGAGAGCCAGATTTGCTTGTCAGACTTTATGCACCTGAGAGATTCTTTTCTGTAACTCTTAACAGCAAAGTTACGAATTGCATAGATCTTTCCTTCATCGAAGCTGTTCTTAAACTCTTGCAAATAGTTGGGCCAAATGAAAGCATGCATTCGTTTATGCTGCAATTTAGATTTAATAATCATGTATATATCCTGCAAAATATGTTACCTTGTCATCTAGCAACAACAAATTTCGACCTTTGAACTCCCTTTTTCCCTTGGTGCTATAGCTGTCCTATATACGGATAGATGACCCGTACCTTGATGTTCCATTCATATTTAGAGTTGTCCAAAGCATCCAAAGTATCAAACTTCATAATGATATTCTGTAAAAATCCAAGATTAAAGTTAAATAATATGAACAACTAAAACCTACTTAGCATACTGTAAAGAAGGATGCATATGTTAATGTGTTAGACAAACAAAGTAATACCTTGGAATGTTTGTGTGCAGGTCCGATGATTCTGAACTATTGTATCTTGTATTTATAGCACTGGAAAATGCAACCGAAAACATATCCCTCACCTCTAGGCTAAAAATATGCTATTAACGCAAACAAAATATTCATTCACATAATTGATTGGTAGTGCAGCTGTCtataattgatatttttatatttcaatagCATTATATGATGGCGTTAATATAGGCACcaattatgtgattttttttagcaTTGGTTGTAAATGTCCACACAATAATACCAAAACAAATctattaaaatgattaattaagCATATAATTTTGTATCCATATTAAGTGAATCAAAGtaattaagataaaaaaaaattcattgatatattagtttttataatttcaaaaatttattttcaagttcaaaaaataattgTCTAAATATTACTGtaacatgaaaataaaaaatattgaatttatttttagggtaatgaattataaaatatatacaattaaatggccATATTATAAGCATCAaacttattttgttatattcgtcctaattaaataatatatattaattagttataCGTCTTTTGGAAAATGAAAAATTTACCTCCataattcttaaaataaattctatgtttatatttaaatattctaaaaaacaTTCATCGTAActgatttgatttgattatattttggaATGGACTATATAgacttttaaataaaattattttttacgaAATATGATCTTAAATATCAAATGAACTTATCCACTAAAGAtcacaaatggattaattttatattattttcttctgGATCTCAACACTTCTCATATCAGCTTTATCAAATTTGATTTCGCtggaaataattttatatcaaaatggcTTGATCTTGTTTCAGGGTAGTTAAccccaaaatataaatatagttgtttgttttaaatgaatttatgagacttttaattatgaattaatttttaaatatcgtCACGTCATATAATTATGCACTGTTTTAGGAATTTCAAGGCATGCGATTGATCATAGTGATGTGCTTAAATAAATCAGAGATATTATATGACGTggcaatatttaaaatttaaagacaaAAATCTTTtcattgatatattgatttttatagttttaaaaactttattatCAAGCGAAAAATGATTGTCCAAATATTATTGTAACATGAAAATACAtagttttcattaaaaaaacataagtTTAAGGTTAAATTATTCTCATAAATTTAAAGGGTACACAAATTTTCATGTTAGGTTAAACGAATAAAAAACCTCTCATTATTCTTCATTAAAAACACACAACTTTATTTATACTTTGGGTTTCTCTTcgataaaaaaacataattttaacGCTATAATTGCGCctaacattaaatattaaaagataacaCGGTTGTCAAATATAATTGTAGGTATTAATTATGCACCATTTTAGGAATTCAAAGATATGTGATTGATTTGTCTGATATGCCTAAGTATAAAAGATATGTGATTGATTATTCTGATATGCTTAAATAAATAAgggaaattataatgacatggcacaatctaaaatatgtggcattgaggtggactttttttgaaatatgtggcattgatgatGTGTCACTGtttaggatttataatatatatatatatatatatatatatatatatatatatatatatatatatatatatatatagaaaggtTCCAGGGAGAACCTTCTTATCAAGAGAACCGAGAGATCCCATCTAAGAccgttcaaaattttattttataatctattttaACAACTATCTCGTAAGGGTAATGTGGTCCAAAACTAAACATACATAGACAGATTTTATCACTTCAATTTATAGAATTAAGATTCTCGGAGATGATCACGGGAAGATCAATCCTCCGATATCTTTTTAGTTAAA
This genomic window contains:
- the LOC108225853 gene encoding uncharacterized protein LOC108225853; the protein is MENIIMKFDTLDALDNSKYEWNIKHKRMHAFIWPNYLQEFKNSFDEGKIYAIRNFAVKSYRKESLRCIKSDKQIWLSNYTKVSLIWNDEKSEKMIRQNEFDFFDLGEIADMIKQEANNHLIDIIGVLKDRDVLRHFTNQNQVEQRSIKFTLTDGNSSIKLCFWDDFGKSFDDALNKEIENPIVIIVAGGKLNDYNGEPYVSNVAATRFYVNSDHCSVLLMRQRAKLPNFSAEPLVRIDMDENLIMSIEQIMKLGPSFILRKVMCQVIVKTVKDNMDWNYRACTSCHEEVEFIDLKFKCQTCKRIVPFPDMRFRLCLVVEDATGGAAIILNDREVGNIVGRTVYDVITEQQRENEATDEFPKCLKLFEGKQYTITILLNEDNINRGSNTYLAVDISEGFEINEKNASEDDDSYGGFKISQSSAQSVAKEDNLKTPDTKKSANTKKVRRMNNEEIITITELDDENDDTGLQNESLLKRKKGSDEAGIRFISFSFSKVQTTDLPSSQ